TCCAATTTTCGTGAGAAATTTTTACTAGAGCTTCATCATCGAATCCTGCCTTTTCCAAGGCTGACATAAGTTTTGGCAGCCCGGCGACATCTTTTAGATCTTTGGGAATGGTGGCGCCGTCAAAATCTGATCCAAAGGCCACATGATCGATGCCGATCTTGTCTGCGACATAGCAAATGTGGCGGACAATTTCATGGATCGGGGTATCGGGATTCAGCCTTCCATCAGCTCGCAGGAAGCCGACATGGAAGTTTATTCCAACGACTCCTCCGGATTCACCCACGGCATCCAGTTGTTTGTCGGTAAGATTTCGCGAGGAGGGACAGATGGCATGGACGCCGGTATGTGTCACCACAAGAGGGGCCTGAGTGATCCGTGCGGTGTCCCAAAATCCCTGCTCGTTTATGTGCGCCAGGTCCACAATGATTCCAAGACTATTACAGGCCTTCACGAGACGGACACCTATATCGGTCAAACCCGGACCTGTATCCGGTGATTGGGGAAATTTGAAGGGAACACCGAAACCGAAGGCGTTTGAACGGCTCCAGGTTATGCCGACTGAACGGAGACCTGCCTCGGCAAAGACGTAAAGGGCATTTAATTTGATTTTCCCATTTGACTCGTCCGCCAATCGGAAGAGGGCCGCCATTTCAATGATAGTCATCTCCAGGGCCCGGGCAGGGTTGACCGGCTTTGTAAGAGGGATATCGTAGGAAATCCCATTGTCATTGAGATTCGCGCCGGGATGTTCCGGAGGCTCATCATCCGATGGAACGAACACCGCGAAAAAGCCGCCTCCGAACCCCCCATGCTTTATCCGCGGGAGATCAAGATGGTTCTTGCCGCCTCCATTGAGAAATGCTTTGTGACCTTTGTACCCGGAGAGATATAGTTTTATGAGGGAATCATTGTGTCCGTCGAGTATCGGGGGGTATCTCCTGATAGTCATGTGAGACCTCGCGTTAAAGGAATTTGGTTAATGTCCCATTTGGGGAATAAGAGAAGCCTGGGCTTTACGGGCGAAGACTTCAGTTCGATCGTTTTTTGACCAAGGTTCAAGGATTCAAAGGGTCCGGGGTTCGCGTGAGAAACCGGGATTTAAAGAAAGATGTTTTTCACTTGACCCCTTGAACCCTCGACCCCTTGGCCCCTAACCTTACGGCTTCAGCCGATAGTAGTTTACTCTGAAAAGTGCTGTAAACACAATTTCTTGACTATAAACAGACTCCATGGTATTACCATTCTCATGCTAGATATCTATCATGTCCAATAATGAATTTTATTGTTATCGGAGAAAAACCGACTTTACGCCCAAAATATGGCTTTGCCACTGCGATTTTTTTAATTTTGCGGACGGCAAAGCTATTTTTTTCATCGATTTTTTCGAACTGGGTTTCAAGAGGTCACAAACCGCAACCTGTAACAGCAAGTGAATTCATGCTAGTATTAGGTTAGTGCCGATCCATAAATGAAAATTTTTGCGGCAAGGTCAAGGAGACCAGGGACCCGCCAATAGGAATGGGGTGTTCGAGTCTTACGAGGATAAATCAAAAGATTTCGCGCAGGCGTACTCCAGTACGCCACATCTGGCTGCACCTTTATGTTGTGTCGGCACGCTGGGGTGCCTGGCACAAGCAGGCGTCCGAGATCGTGCAAAAAGGCCATTTATGGAGGGGCACTGATTGACGATGAATTGAACGACACATAGAGGCTGGAAAATGTCAAAAAAACTCCCTTTTAAACAAGTTAAGAGGGCACATCTTTATGAGGAAGTCGCCAACCAGATTAAGATGGCCATCTTTGACGGTGTTTTGGAACCTGGAGACAGTCTGCCTTCAGAGCGCGAACTGGCGGAAATGTTCGGCGTCGGCCGTCCGACAATAAGAGAAGCGCTTAGGATTCTTCATCTTATGGGTCTTATCGAAATCAATCGCGGTATTCGCGGCTCAACAGTCCGGGAGATAAAGCTGACACAATATCTCGAGACCCTCCGCGAGCATTTATCCTACCTGATTAATGTGGATGATCAATCCATTCAAAATCTCTGGGAAGTGAGAAAATATGTTGAACTGGGCATTGCTCATTCGGCAGCCCGCAACGCAACTGAAGAGGATTTCGAGGAACTGGAACGATTAATCAAGGAAATGGAGGCATGCGGTACAGACACACATGCCTATTTCCCTTTTGCCACCGAATTCCACAAGAAAATTGCCTTGGCTTCAGGTAACAGCATCTTTTATATTATTTGGAGCATGTTTCACGACATCCTGCTTAAGGGTTATATGCCCCATCTGGATGATCTCTTTCCCAACGGACCTCAGGGCCTATTGAGGTCCAACCGCATCCTCCTTGCGGCTATCAAGTCCGGTGACCCTTCTGAAATCGAAAGAGCCATTCAGATTCACGCCGAAGAGGAGCGCCTTTTCCCGACCGATAAATTTATTAAAAACGGACGGGACCGCATGGGGAAAGTGTAGCAGATGCGATTGATGAAAGTTTTGCTCCTTGGTACATAACCACATCTTTGTCGGTTTCGCCCTAAGACAATAAATTGAAATGGCAAGGGGCCGGAGAGGTTCCGGCCCCCATCTGTTTTTAAAAGATGAGACCTTTGAAAAACGTTTAATTTTGTTCAAGGTCAAGGAAGGCGAAAATTTTAACCATCCCGCTTGGGATGCCAAGCGGGACAGGCATCCATACATTGAAGTATTTCGAGGATTAAAATTTGAGCCTGACGCCGAGATTGGGCAAAAGGGAGCATTTTTCAAAGGTCTCAAGATGTGGTTAGAAACCAGCTTGGCTTGTATCTCCATGATCTTGTGCAGGTTCAGGCCCAGGGCTGATGTGAATATTATATTTCTTCCATTATGTTCTTTGGTGTTCTTATGGTAGTAAAGATGTCAAGGACGTAATTTCTCCTGCTTTCCTTGTCGAGGCGCTTTGCGAGTTCTTGATGATAATAGGATCCAATGCCGTAAATATATTGATACGTCCTTGAGAGAGGCTCTGAAGCCCGTCTCCCCAAGTCTTTCAGAATAAAATCCTTATCCAGATTCGGTAGATATTTTTCCATGTATTTATAAACATCTTCCGGATCTTCACCTTCGTTTATCATTATGTGCGCGTTTGATGAAACCATGTGCCTGAGATTGTTGACGTGGAGAAAAAGCCTGCCGTGCATCGAAAAGGGGTCGCCGGGGAAAAAGTAGTAGAGAGTTTGTGCGATTCCCTCGGATACGAATTGTTCGGGTGTGAATAATGAAGTAAGTCCGGCAAAGGGGGGCATATGGTGATTTTCAATCCGACGCCTCCAGGAGAGAGACTGCAAGGCATGGCAACAGATTTCATGAAAAACGAAAAACTCCGTAGACCCCTTCCTCCACTTTTTCATCTGAACGGGATGAATATTGAATCTTAACAGGATATCGCCTTTGGAATCAGTGAGTATCCAGTTCATCCAAAAGGCTTCTTCCCGGAAGAATTCGATTTTATAACTGGGTGTCACATCCAGGCCAAGCCAATCCAGAATCATCGGAACGAGTTTTTTCTCCAATGCGTTGAACGATGAAATGATTTCATCTTTATCCCTGAAACAGGTCTCCTTTTCAAGGGCCTCGAATCCCTGTTTTGAATATTCATACCCGAGTTCAGCCATGGATCGCCCGGCCTTTTCTTGTTCTTCTTCAAGCCTGTTCCGGGGAATGGGGACGGGTTTGACTCCCATCGTATTTTGGACATATTCAGCGAATGGAATTTGTTTGCCCATGAGGGCATCCAAATAATTTAAGGCACCTTTAAGTTTTTCCTTTATAAACGTGTCCTGGTGCTCATAGGCTTCATACTCTTCAATGATCCTGTTGAGGTTTTCCCTGACCTCTCGGCGGCTGGTGAACATCCCTGGAAACCTGTCTCCTTGCCGGATAAGATCAAAATCAATAATTGATGTTTTTCCTTCCTCTTCCAAGCGGTGCCACCGGTAATATAGCGAAACCATTTTATCGTAAATATCCATAATTACCCTTGACCAAGATA
This region of Deltaproteobacteria bacterium genomic DNA includes:
- a CDS encoding membrane dipeptidase; protein product: MTIRRYPPILDGHNDSLIKLYLSGYKGHKAFLNGGGKNHLDLPRIKHGGFGGGFFAVFVPSDDEPPEHPGANLNDNGISYDIPLTKPVNPARALEMTIIEMAALFRLADESNGKIKLNALYVFAEAGLRSVGITWSRSNAFGFGVPFKFPQSPDTGPGLTDIGVRLVKACNSLGIIVDLAHINEQGFWDTARITQAPLVVTHTGVHAICPSSRNLTDKQLDAVGESGGVVGINFHVGFLRADGRLNPDTPIHEIVRHICYVADKIGIDHVAFGSDFDGATIPKDLKDVAGLPKLMSALEKAGFDDEALVKISHENWIRIFKQTWKDQNCQ
- a CDS encoding FadR family transcriptional regulator, with amino-acid sequence MSKKLPFKQVKRAHLYEEVANQIKMAIFDGVLEPGDSLPSERELAEMFGVGRPTIREALRILHLMGLIEINRGIRGSTVREIKLTQYLETLREHLSYLINVDDQSIQNLWEVRKYVELGIAHSAARNATEEDFEELERLIKEMEACGTDTHAYFPFATEFHKKIALASGNSIFYIIWSMFHDILLKGYMPHLDDLFPNGPQGLLRSNRILLAAIKSGDPSEIERAIQIHAEEERLFPTDKFIKNGRDRMGKV